Proteins encoded by one window of Mycolicibacterium sp. ND9-15:
- a CDS encoding DUF6290 family protein, with the protein MSRYAQQSPHLDDPKEGVAETPTKNTTTFSLRLQPKDYEVLSSIAKLRNTSIAELARQFILDGIRASLDPLEINRMIEAEKQRLLQAAEEMRTAAV; encoded by the coding sequence ATGTCACGGTACGCGCAGCAGTCGCCGCATCTCGATGACCCCAAAGAAGGAGTTGCTGAGACGCCAACGAAAAACACCACGACCTTTAGTCTGCGACTTCAGCCGAAAGACTATGAGGTGCTGAGCAGCATCGCGAAGCTCAGGAATACATCAATCGCTGAACTCGCCCGGCAGTTCATCCTTGACGGCATCCGTGCATCTCTGGACCCCCTGGAGATCAATCGGATGATCGAGGCTGAGAAGCAGCGCCTACTCCAGGCCGCTGAGGAGATGCGGACGGCGGCCGTCTAG
- a CDS encoding sugar porter family MFS transporter: protein MRRSPRLGQLVAIAAASVGVIYGYDLSNIAGALLFITDEFGLTTRQQELVTTAIVIGQIAGAVGGGVLANAIGRKKSMVLVAVTYAAFALLSALSVSVPMLLVSRFLLGLTIGVSVVVVPVFVAESAPAKVRGSLLVAYQVATVVGIIIGYLAAYFLAGSGSWRWMLGLAAIPAVLVTLILLWLPDTARWYMLKGRVEEARQTLRRVEPTADVEVELAEISRALKEETGGAVREMLRRPYLRATVFVVVLGFFIQITGINAIVYYSPRLFEAMGFEGDFALLILPALIQVAALAAVFVSLMLVDRLGRRPILLGGIAMMIAANAMLIGVFVAGTEFGGALTTIGFLGVLLFTIGFTFGFGALVWVYAGESFPTRLRSMGSSAMLTSDLVANAIVAAFFLTMLNSLGGAGTFAVFGAFALAALVFVYRFAPETKGRQLEEIRHFWESGGRWPAEARITAEDPSASKP from the coding sequence ATCCGTCGGTCCCCTCGCCTGGGACAGCTGGTGGCCATCGCCGCGGCCAGTGTCGGCGTCATCTACGGCTACGACCTCTCCAACATCGCCGGTGCGCTTCTGTTCATCACCGACGAGTTCGGGTTGACCACCCGGCAGCAGGAATTGGTGACCACAGCGATAGTCATCGGCCAGATCGCCGGGGCGGTCGGCGGCGGGGTGCTCGCCAACGCCATCGGACGCAAGAAGTCGATGGTTCTCGTAGCCGTCACCTACGCGGCCTTCGCGCTTCTCAGCGCGTTGTCGGTGTCGGTGCCCATGCTGCTGGTGTCGCGCTTTCTGCTGGGCCTCACCATCGGTGTGTCGGTGGTGGTCGTGCCGGTGTTCGTCGCCGAATCAGCACCGGCGAAGGTCCGCGGCTCGCTGTTGGTCGCCTATCAGGTGGCCACGGTCGTCGGCATCATCATCGGCTACCTGGCCGCGTACTTTCTGGCCGGCTCGGGCAGCTGGCGGTGGATGCTCGGCCTGGCCGCGATACCGGCAGTGCTGGTCACGTTGATACTGCTGTGGTTGCCGGACACCGCGCGGTGGTACATGCTCAAGGGCCGGGTGGAGGAGGCGCGTCAAACGCTGCGCCGGGTCGAGCCAACCGCCGACGTCGAGGTCGAACTCGCCGAAATCAGCCGCGCGCTCAAGGAGGAGACCGGCGGCGCGGTGCGCGAGATGCTCCGGCGGCCCTACCTTCGCGCCACGGTTTTCGTGGTGGTGCTCGGTTTCTTCATCCAGATCACCGGCATCAACGCGATCGTCTACTACAGCCCCCGACTGTTCGAGGCCATGGGCTTCGAAGGCGACTTCGCGCTGCTGATACTTCCGGCGCTGATCCAGGTCGCGGCCCTGGCGGCGGTGTTCGTCTCACTGATGCTGGTCGACCGACTAGGTCGACGGCCGATCCTGCTGGGCGGCATCGCGATGATGATCGCCGCCAATGCCATGCTGATCGGCGTCTTCGTTGCCGGCACCGAGTTCGGCGGTGCGCTCACCACGATCGGGTTCCTCGGCGTGCTGCTGTTCACGATCGGGTTCACCTTCGGCTTCGGCGCGTTGGTCTGGGTTTACGCCGGGGAGAGCTTCCCGACCCGGCTCCGGTCGATGGGCTCGAGTGCGATGCTCACCTCCGATCTGGTGGCCAACGCCATCGTCGCCGCCTTCTTCCTGACCATGCTCAATTCGCTCGGCGGTGCGGGGACGTTCGCGGTGTTCGGCGCCTTCGCGCTGGCCGCGCTCGTATTCGTCTATCGATTCGCGCCGGAAACCAAAGGCCGTCAGCTCGAAGAGATCCGGCATTTCTGGGAGAGCGGTGGCCGCTGGCCTGCTGAAGCCAGAATCACGGCCGAGGACCCCAGCGCATCAAAGCCGTGA
- a CDS encoding recombinase family protein has protein sequence MAEVVKRALIVTRLSRVTDTTTSPERQLAVCRELIAKRGYDEIGVAEDLDVSGAVDPFDRKKRPQLSSWLHEHTDEFDVLISYRVDRFTRSLRHLQELVYWCDDHGKTLVSATEQHFDTTTPFAGVVIALMGTVAQMELEAISERNASTARHNIRAGRYRGSQPPWGYRPEKIDGTWRLVQDAEQVQVIHEVARRVVDGEPLQRIAHDLTRRGVPTPKDHTLKRQGRPTKGTAWSVTPLKRSLLSEAMLGRVTDAHGKSIRGDDGSPIVRAEPILTREVFERLRVELDSRSKRGEPTERSSSLLLRVLHCGICGKPAYKFNGGSHSQFPRYRCKSMTQAVKCGNRTTRADELDLLVEGAILGLLGESERLERVWDSGSDNSAELEEINAELVEVTSFIGTPAFRAGTPQYDALMARIEGLVARQEKLSADEVTPAGWTWRPTGERFGDWWERQDVTARNVWLRTMNVRAEFGRQGINVDLGDLGTLTQQLNASGPAAQWQEVFEAMGRNGVAGMELSGDGVVLVSPDGQRSQTFDLASDVPIAEQVSGE, from the coding sequence ATGGCTGAAGTGGTCAAACGGGCACTCATCGTTACTCGACTCTCGCGAGTCACCGACACTACAACCTCCCCCGAACGCCAGCTTGCGGTCTGTCGGGAGCTGATCGCGAAGCGCGGCTACGACGAGATCGGCGTTGCCGAAGATCTAGACGTGTCCGGTGCGGTCGATCCGTTCGACCGCAAGAAGAGGCCCCAACTGTCGAGCTGGCTCCATGAACACACCGATGAGTTCGACGTGCTGATCTCGTACCGAGTTGACAGGTTCACCCGGTCGCTGCGCCACCTGCAAGAGCTTGTGTATTGGTGTGACGACCACGGGAAGACGCTCGTGTCGGCTACAGAGCAGCACTTCGACACGACTACACCGTTCGCTGGTGTCGTCATCGCGCTGATGGGCACGGTCGCGCAGATGGAGCTGGAGGCCATCTCGGAGCGCAATGCCTCGACTGCCCGCCACAACATCAGGGCGGGCAGGTACCGGGGATCACAACCACCATGGGGATACCGACCCGAAAAGATCGATGGGACTTGGCGTTTGGTCCAGGATGCCGAACAGGTCCAGGTGATTCACGAGGTCGCGCGTCGCGTGGTCGACGGAGAGCCGCTACAGCGGATCGCCCACGACTTGACCCGTCGGGGCGTTCCCACCCCGAAAGATCACACCTTGAAACGGCAAGGCAGGCCGACGAAGGGAACGGCGTGGAGCGTGACTCCGCTGAAACGGTCACTACTCAGTGAGGCGATGCTCGGACGAGTAACCGACGCCCACGGCAAGTCGATCCGTGGTGATGACGGCTCCCCGATCGTCCGTGCTGAGCCGATCTTGACCCGCGAGGTATTCGAGCGGCTACGGGTGGAACTGGACAGCAGGTCCAAGCGCGGTGAGCCGACCGAACGCTCGTCGTCGCTGCTGCTGCGTGTGCTTCACTGCGGGATCTGTGGGAAGCCCGCCTACAAGTTCAACGGCGGCAGCCATAGCCAGTTCCCCCGGTATAGATGCAAGTCGATGACTCAAGCCGTCAAATGCGGCAATAGAACCACCCGCGCAGATGAACTCGATCTGCTTGTAGAGGGCGCGATACTCGGATTGCTCGGTGAGTCCGAACGCCTTGAGCGGGTATGGGATTCCGGTTCTGACAACTCAGCAGAGCTGGAAGAAATCAACGCCGAACTGGTGGAGGTAACCAGCTTTATCGGTACCCCGGCCTTTCGAGCCGGAACACCGCAGTACGACGCTCTAATGGCCCGGATCGAAGGACTCGTAGCTCGCCAGGAGAAACTATCCGCCGATGAAGTAACGCCTGCTGGCTGGACCTGGAGGCCGACCGGCGAGAGATTCGGCGACTGGTGGGAGCGCCAGGACGTGACCGCGAGGAATGTCTGGCTCCGAACGATGAACGTGAGAGCCGAGTTCGGCCGTCAGGGAATCAATGTAGACCTCGGAGACCTCGGCACACTCACGCAGCAGTTGAACGCCAGCGGACCAGCGGCTCAATGGCAGGAAGTTTTCGAAGCCATGGGGAGGAACGGCGTAGCGGGTATGGAGTTGAGCGGCGACGGCGTGGTGCTGGTCAGCCCTGATGGGCAGAGGTCACAAACTTTCGATCTAGCGTCAGATGTCCCGATCGCCGAACAGGTCAGCGGTGAATAG
- a CDS encoding DUF7161 family protein: MSKSQQVLAPIGYDQTGLRGQLAQVLVDEPTDEIDWPADLPPGTELVVVVDDTPNPHHTLRVHPVGDATRVALVVYDQLALVPSDRPRMRGASGPDGPPAGLERLKAFLKVR; the protein is encoded by the coding sequence ATGAGTAAGAGTCAACAAGTGTTGGCCCCGATTGGCTACGACCAGACCGGCCTGCGCGGTCAGCTTGCCCAAGTTCTTGTCGATGAGCCTACTGACGAGATCGACTGGCCAGCCGATCTGCCGCCCGGCACGGAGCTTGTTGTCGTCGTGGATGACACCCCAAACCCGCATCACACCTTGCGGGTCCATCCCGTCGGAGACGCGACAAGAGTGGCGCTGGTGGTCTATGACCAACTGGCACTGGTGCCCAGTGATCGTCCGCGCATGCGAGGGGCCAGCGGACCTGACGGTCCCCCCGCTGGCCTTGAGCGATTAAAGGCGTTTCTCAAGGTCCGTTAG
- a CDS encoding IS3 family transposase (programmed frameshift) codes for MASNKRRRHTPDQIIRKLAEGNKLLASGQELAEVCRHLEIAESTWHRWVAQYGGMKANDAKRLKELEAENARLKKLVANQALDIDMLREIFGGKLLTPNRKRRAAAMLRERFGVSERRACTVVGLHRSTMRLAPPSISTEEAQLRAWLRRFSTDRPRWGWRRAAKMARRAGWQVNNKRIRRLWREEGLRVPQRRRKKRLNGIGVAVGAMSPIRPNVIWAMDFQFDTTADGRTLKMLNVIDEFTREALAIEVDRSIDADGVVAVLDRLALVHGAPHYVRFDNGPEFVAHAVSDWCRFNSAGSLFIDPGSPWQNAFIESFNGRLRDELLNSWRFDSLLEARVIIEDWRRDYNANRPHTAHGDLTPAEFALQWATTHQPKVA; via the exons ATGGCATCGAACAAGCGCCGGCGGCATACCCCGGATCAGATCATCCGCAAGCTCGCCGAGGGCAACAAGCTGCTCGCATCGGGCCAAGAGCTGGCCGAGGTGTGCCGGCATCTGGAGATCGCGGAATCGACGTGGCATCGCTGGGTGGCCCAGTACGGCGGCATGAAGGCCAACGACGCCAAGCGGCTCAAGGAACTCGAGGCCGAGAACGCCCGGCTCAAGAAACTGGTCGCCAACCAGGCCCTCGACATCGACATGCTCAGGGAGATTT TCGGCGGGAAACTTCTGACCCCGAACCGCAAGCGCCGCGCAGCAGCGATGCTGCGTGAGCGGTTCGGGGTCTCTGAGCGCCGCGCGTGCACCGTGGTGGGTCTGCACCGCTCCACGATGCGCCTGGCCCCGCCGTCGATCAGCACCGAGGAGGCCCAGCTGCGGGCGTGGCTGCGTCGGTTCTCCACCGACCGGCCGCGTTGGGGGTGGCGTCGCGCTGCCAAGATGGCCCGCCGCGCGGGTTGGCAGGTCAACAACAAGCGGATCCGCCGGCTGTGGCGCGAGGAGGGGCTTCGGGTGCCGCAGCGGCGCCGCAAGAAGCGGCTGAATGGTATCGGCGTGGCCGTGGGCGCGATGTCGCCTATCCGTCCGAATGTCATCTGGGCGATGGACTTTCAGTTCGACACCACCGCCGATGGCCGCACCCTCAAGATGCTCAACGTCATCGACGAGTTCACCCGCGAGGCCCTGGCGATCGAAGTCGACCGCAGCATCGACGCCGACGGCGTGGTCGCCGTGCTGGACCGCCTCGCCCTGGTACACGGTGCACCGCACTACGTGCGTTTCGACAACGGGCCCGAGTTCGTGGCGCACGCCGTGAGCGATTGGTGCCGATTCAACAGTGCTGGTTCGCTTTTCATCGATCCCGGCTCGCCGTGGCAGAACGCTTTCATCGAGTCGTTCAACGGCCGGCTTCGTGATGAACTGCTCAACTCGTGGCGGTTCGACTCCCTACTGGAAGCCAGGGTGATCATCGAGGACTGGCGTCGTGACTACAACGCCAATCGGCCCCACACCGCCCACGGCGACCTCACCCCGGCCGAGTTTGCCCTACAGTGGGCCACGACCCATCAACCGAAAGTCGCATAA
- a CDS encoding bifunctional DNA primase/polymerase translates to MPAMKYLRFYLDRGCVVVPGYGKTKNTRKGCGGWTVEATRRNVSMLMRNAKVINGSGRLLIVDVDPKNGGSVDALRRRFPDLPETRTVRTSTPHPAGFGTHLLFTIPSDVRLSGRRLCPGIDIPHSVLLPGSVVTGADGVDRKYELTNDLEPAPAPLGLLAAVDKGEIVGLATEASTGDADDRDEGRDDDDVVARLVERFGDAPGGSRNDVFTEVAPIVIRLKGAEGADMLMAAYLGEDESWIQSAVKSALEKYGDSAAPGSLIRRSKYVGEALLTAWQSGRFGTWRGRTGSTDRKVFLAVVQRCRDGQTMTTVASVRTLALLTGLEPKTVSAALERLVKSGRLCAVGTAEDGSQEYAPVVGEMTTVVSKEMTPPRESSVDPLHVVWTGDGLKGRHSQVFDLVSVGVRRASEIAKAGGMSLDAAREALAVLVDTGLLEREDRGYSLPSEIEGVADRLAVSRGAVARKARLAGRIEEERSRPRGDAPPDEGPAIYEDDERRRREEEDELMRQLGIL, encoded by the coding sequence ATGCCCGCGATGAAATACTTGCGGTTCTACTTGGACCGAGGTTGTGTCGTTGTTCCCGGCTACGGGAAGACCAAAAACACCCGCAAAGGGTGCGGCGGTTGGACGGTCGAAGCCACTCGCCGGAATGTCTCAATGCTGATGCGTAACGCCAAAGTGATCAACGGTTCTGGCCGGTTGCTGATCGTGGACGTTGATCCGAAGAACGGCGGGTCCGTGGACGCTTTGCGGAGACGGTTCCCGGACCTGCCCGAAACCAGGACCGTTCGCACATCGACACCGCATCCCGCTGGGTTCGGCACGCATCTGTTGTTTACGATTCCAAGCGACGTTCGCCTGAGCGGACGACGGCTTTGCCCGGGCATTGACATACCGCATTCGGTACTGCTCCCCGGCAGCGTCGTCACAGGCGCTGACGGGGTGGATCGTAAGTACGAACTGACCAACGACCTTGAGCCGGCACCGGCTCCCCTGGGCCTCCTGGCCGCTGTTGACAAAGGAGAGATCGTCGGCCTAGCCACCGAAGCATCGACCGGAGACGCGGACGACCGTGACGAAGGTCGGGACGACGATGATGTGGTTGCGAGGCTTGTGGAGCGTTTCGGCGACGCTCCCGGTGGCAGCCGTAACGATGTATTCACTGAGGTTGCTCCAATCGTGATCCGGTTGAAGGGAGCTGAGGGTGCCGACATGCTCATGGCGGCCTACCTCGGCGAGGATGAGAGTTGGATCCAGAGCGCGGTCAAGAGCGCGTTGGAGAAGTACGGCGATTCTGCTGCGCCTGGCTCACTGATCAGGAGATCCAAGTACGTCGGGGAAGCTCTGCTGACGGCGTGGCAGTCTGGCCGGTTCGGGACCTGGAGGGGCCGGACCGGCAGCACGGACCGGAAGGTGTTTCTCGCAGTAGTGCAGCGGTGCAGGGATGGCCAGACCATGACGACAGTGGCCAGCGTGCGAACGCTGGCGCTCCTGACAGGTTTAGAGCCGAAGACGGTATCCGCCGCCCTGGAGCGGCTGGTGAAGTCTGGCCGGTTGTGTGCCGTTGGGACTGCCGAAGACGGGAGCCAGGAGTACGCCCCAGTGGTGGGGGAAATGACCACAGTTGTTAGTAAGGAGATGACTCCCCCCAGGGAGTCATCAGTAGACCCCCTTCATGTTGTTTGGACGGGTGACGGCTTAAAGGGCCGTCACTCTCAAGTGTTCGATTTGGTGAGCGTTGGCGTCCGCCGTGCGAGTGAGATCGCAAAGGCGGGCGGGATGAGTCTCGATGCAGCGCGTGAGGCGCTGGCGGTCCTCGTCGATACCGGATTGTTGGAACGTGAGGACAGGGGCTACAGCCTGCCGTCTGAGATCGAAGGCGTAGCGGACCGGCTGGCGGTCAGCCGGGGAGCGGTGGCGAGGAAGGCCCGCCTCGCTGGGCGGATAGAGGAAGAACGGTCCCGGCCACGAGGAGACGCACCGCCGGATGAGGGACCGGCGATCTACGAAGACGACGAACGTCGGCGACGAGAGGAAGAAGACGAACTGATGAGGCAGTTGGGAATCCTGTAG
- the nagA gene encoding N-acetylglucosamine-6-phosphate deacetylase yields MTLIATGTIVLEDRVCKPGWLATSAGRIIDCGPGPAPRPPDHDFADHVVVPGFVDMHVHGGGGASYTDGLSSQIERAAEFHLRHGTTTTVASLVTASPENLLRQVRVLAEMTRQKTVAGVHLEGPWLSAVRCGAHDATLMRDPDPAEVDALLTAADGTIRMVTLAPELPGSLAAIARISDADVVVAVGHTDASYNDAQRAIESGATVGTHVFNGMRPLHHRDPGPALALLEDPRITVELIADGVHLHPALVRHVIESVGPDRVALITDAMAAAGLPDGSFRIGAVEVEVTERVARVRGMSTIAGSTATMDQLFRTVVGQLGGSDEALAKAAQMTATTPARALKLDHVGSLRIGMDANCVVMEKDLRIQQVMRNGSWLRHC; encoded by the coding sequence GTGACGCTCATCGCCACGGGGACCATCGTCCTGGAGGACCGGGTCTGCAAGCCGGGCTGGTTGGCTACCTCTGCCGGTCGAATCATCGACTGCGGGCCCGGCCCGGCACCGCGACCACCCGACCATGACTTCGCGGATCACGTAGTGGTGCCCGGGTTCGTCGATATGCACGTGCACGGAGGCGGCGGTGCGTCCTACACCGACGGCCTCAGCTCACAGATCGAACGGGCAGCCGAGTTCCACCTGCGCCACGGCACCACCACGACGGTGGCCAGCCTGGTCACCGCATCACCTGAGAACCTCTTGCGCCAAGTGCGCGTGCTCGCCGAGATGACTCGGCAGAAAACGGTCGCCGGCGTGCATCTGGAAGGCCCCTGGCTGAGTGCGGTGCGCTGCGGTGCACACGACGCAACGCTGATGCGGGACCCCGACCCCGCGGAGGTCGACGCTCTGCTCACCGCCGCGGACGGCACTATCCGGATGGTCACGCTGGCACCCGAACTGCCGGGCAGTCTGGCCGCCATCGCACGCATTTCGGACGCGGATGTGGTCGTCGCCGTCGGCCATACAGATGCCAGCTACAACGACGCGCAGCGTGCGATCGAATCGGGCGCGACCGTCGGCACCCATGTGTTCAACGGGATGCGGCCGCTGCACCATCGCGACCCCGGTCCGGCGTTGGCGCTGCTGGAAGACCCGCGGATCACGGTGGAGCTCATTGCCGACGGCGTGCACCTCCACCCCGCGCTCGTGCGGCACGTCATCGAGTCGGTCGGTCCCGATCGCGTCGCGCTGATCACCGACGCGATGGCGGCAGCCGGATTGCCGGACGGCTCATTTCGGATCGGCGCAGTCGAGGTGGAGGTCACCGAGCGCGTCGCGCGCGTGCGCGGGATGTCGACGATCGCTGGCAGCACGGCGACCATGGATCAGCTTTTCCGGACAGTGGTCGGCCAACTCGGCGGCTCGGATGAGGCGCTGGCCAAGGCGGCACAAATGACGGCGACCACCCCGGCCCGCGCGTTGAAGCTCGACCATGTCGGCAGCCTACGCATCGGTATGGATGCCAATTGTGTTGTGATGGAAAAGGATTTACGCATCCAGCAGGTGATGCGCAACGGTTCGTGGCTGCGTCACTGCTAG
- a CDS encoding N-6 DNA methylase has product MEFVKSRERVADHGEVFTPPALVDAMLELVHSESERIDARFLEPACGSGNFLIPVLKRKLATVDRQYGKSDFEKRHHALLALMSIYGIELLEDNVAECRENLLDVISSYLGLDSADRWYAAALKVLDANIVHGDALSMTTRELEPKPITFPEWSYLGRGAYHRRDFRFDTMTQMSTFGQEDTLFSDLGKHEIFTPARDYGSLTVNDIAGGCLAR; this is encoded by the coding sequence GTGGAGTTTGTGAAGTCGAGGGAACGGGTGGCCGACCATGGAGAGGTGTTCACGCCTCCAGCGTTGGTGGACGCAATGCTCGAACTGGTGCACTCAGAGTCTGAACGTATTGACGCGCGTTTCCTAGAACCCGCCTGCGGTTCCGGCAACTTCCTGATTCCGGTGCTGAAGCGAAAGCTTGCCACCGTGGATCGTCAGTACGGCAAGAGCGACTTCGAGAAGCGGCACCACGCCTTGCTCGCTCTCATGTCGATTTACGGCATCGAACTCCTGGAGGACAACGTCGCCGAGTGCCGCGAGAACCTGCTTGATGTGATCTCGAGCTACCTGGGCTTGGATTCCGCAGATCGGTGGTATGCCGCGGCGTTGAAGGTGCTCGACGCGAACATAGTTCACGGGGACGCGCTGTCTATGACGACCCGAGAACTCGAGCCGAAACCGATTACATTTCCCGAATGGTCGTACCTCGGGAGGGGTGCGTACCACCGCCGGGATTTCCGCTTCGACACCATGACTCAGATGTCAACTTTTGGGCAAGAAGACACGCTTTTTTCCGATCTGGGAAAGCACGAGATCTTTACACCGGCGAGGGATTATGGATCTCTGACAGTGAACGACATTGCTGGGGGGTGTCTAGCTCGTTGA
- a CDS encoding protein NO VEIN domain-containing protein, with the protein MTPLTSNKAVENAAIAWVIKLERAKGRDPRDTRFKGAPADIESPPRVIEVKAFGTSNRGYDLLMEVTQVEEARRNPDFYLYVVENVRQGDPGKFTLRVLGGQRLQRLLERAKEYRGYSVPWPVADYDAGPLGLDG; encoded by the coding sequence ATGACTCCACTCACAAGTAACAAGGCGGTAGAGAACGCGGCGATCGCATGGGTGATCAAACTTGAGCGCGCCAAGGGGCGCGATCCCAGGGACACCCGATTCAAGGGCGCTCCAGCTGACATCGAGTCACCGCCGCGTGTCATCGAGGTAAAGGCGTTCGGCACAAGCAATCGTGGTTATGACTTGCTGATGGAGGTGACGCAGGTAGAGGAGGCCCGACGCAACCCCGACTTTTACTTGTACGTCGTGGAGAACGTCCGCCAGGGCGACCCGGGCAAGTTCACGTTGAGGGTTCTTGGCGGTCAGCGGCTGCAGCGGTTGCTGGAACGGGCTAAGGAGTACCGGGGCTACTCCGTCCCCTGGCCGGTCGCCGACTACGACGCCGGCCCGCTCGGTCTCGATGGGTGA
- a CDS encoding recombinase family protein, with amino-acid sequence MGHRVGYQRVSTVDQNTARQLDGVRLDKVFTDKASGKDTKRPELARALEYVREGDTLVVHSMDRLARNLEDLRRIVRELTGKGVRVEFVKESLAFTGEDSAMNTLLLSMLGAVAEFERSMILERQREGIALAKAAGKYTGRKAALTSAQAAQLRERLAGGESVTALARDYGVSRQTVYNYAG; translated from the coding sequence ATGGGACATCGCGTCGGGTATCAGCGAGTCAGCACGGTCGATCAGAACACGGCACGCCAGCTCGACGGCGTGCGACTGGACAAGGTGTTCACCGATAAGGCCAGTGGCAAGGACACCAAACGCCCAGAACTGGCACGGGCATTGGAGTACGTCCGCGAGGGGGACACCCTCGTCGTCCACAGCATGGACCGCCTGGCACGCAACCTTGAAGACCTGCGCCGGATCGTCCGAGAACTGACCGGCAAGGGTGTCCGCGTTGAGTTCGTCAAGGAGTCTCTCGCCTTCACGGGCGAGGACTCGGCCATGAACACTCTGCTCCTGTCGATGCTCGGTGCCGTCGCAGAGTTCGAACGGTCGATGATTCTTGAACGTCAACGCGAGGGGATCGCCCTTGCCAAGGCTGCGGGGAAGTACACAGGCCGTAAGGCGGCCCTGACAAGTGCCCAGGCCGCTCAACTGCGTGAGCGGTTGGCGGGTGGCGAGTCGGTTACGGCTCTGGCTCGGGACTACGGAGTCAGCAGGCAAACCGTCTACAACTACGCCGGGTGA